From a region of the Constantimarinum furrinae genome:
- a CDS encoding UvrD-helicase domain-containing protein produces the protein MKNSIPFLIFDAAAGSGKTFTLVKEYLKKVLTDPKPDYYKNLLAITFTNKAVAEMKHRIVENLRAFSESNAVDSPPAMLIQISNETGLTEVQLHERAKNTLKHLIHHYAGFSVETIDSFNHRLIRTFARDLKLASNFEVSLEEGQLLSEAVDNLVSKAGINEKITQVLIDFALSKTDEDKSWDISRDIASAAKILFSENDNAQVENLKKKTLDDFIQYTIKIKNAKHEYSTQLVAIASEVLRLIEESGLQAEDFSNKSLPAYFGNLKSGNSVNFNLKWQESLGEKPLYPGRVLKDSPHVAETIDELTPRFIDAFETTKALYFKKALYASILKNLIPLSVINLVNEELEAIKNDRNLFPISQFNSLINNEIRNQPAPFIYERLGEKYQHFFIDEFQDTSLLQWKNLIPLIDNALSQSNLDEQSASLLLVGDAKQSIYRWRGGLPEQFIGLYNKDNPFSIREKKVENLQTNWRSCKEIITFNNEFFTHIAENFGNSVHQQLYKIGNQQQCNEKKDGFVKILFNEAENKAEEHEIYAQQVFETIQSLRKQQYALNEICILTRKKADGIELSSYLLERDIPIVSSETLLLQYSPAVKFLLNTLSLSLFFDHNEHKIEFLDFIITHLNSTEDTHAVYKRFLGFSSEEFSEAITSFGIDFNFQQLHSLSLYESLEIIILSFKLAEKADAYLDAFMNLAFDFEQQPQSGKQLFLEYWETVKDVSAVPINESVDAVRLMTIHKAKGLEFPVVLFPFADVNIYKEMDSKSWYPVDDPAAQFTEVLIDYKNEVENYGAAGREIHEKRRQRLELDNYNLLYVTLTRPIEQLYIFSKKVKQNSANEITNYNSLFIDFLKHKNMWEDEKMDYEFGVSRRTMLSKEIRNVEQILPEYPLSKPSDHNLEIVSAEASYWQTETETAIYTGNILHDSMAEITHKDDIVPFFEALELDPLLSKEEQTDLKDSMTRIVMHPQLCEYFLDYEWVANERDIITRDGVIQRPDRLNFNRDGSVTIIDYKTGEMSEHHEVQIRGYAAAIQDMGYSVKEMLIIYSVGGDILINKI, from the coding sequence TTGAAAAATTCCATTCCTTTTTTAATCTTCGACGCAGCCGCAGGAAGCGGAAAAACTTTTACACTCGTAAAAGAATATTTAAAAAAAGTACTTACCGATCCCAAACCCGACTATTATAAAAATCTACTGGCGATCACCTTTACCAATAAGGCCGTCGCCGAAATGAAGCATCGTATTGTTGAAAATTTGAGAGCATTTTCTGAATCCAACGCAGTCGATTCTCCTCCTGCCATGTTAATCCAGATTTCAAATGAAACCGGGCTTACCGAGGTTCAACTTCATGAACGAGCAAAAAATACCTTAAAACATCTTATACATCACTATGCCGGTTTTAGCGTTGAAACCATCGATAGTTTCAATCATCGTCTTATTCGAACCTTCGCCAGAGATTTAAAATTGGCTTCGAATTTTGAAGTGAGCCTTGAAGAAGGACAACTATTATCTGAAGCTGTAGATAATCTGGTGAGTAAAGCCGGAATAAATGAAAAAATTACTCAAGTACTTATCGATTTTGCGCTTTCAAAAACCGATGAAGACAAATCCTGGGATATCTCCAGAGATATTGCTTCCGCTGCAAAAATTCTATTCAGTGAAAATGATAATGCTCAAGTGGAGAATCTCAAAAAAAAGACCTTAGATGACTTTATTCAGTATACTATCAAAATTAAAAATGCTAAACATGAATACAGCACTCAATTGGTGGCTATCGCATCAGAAGTGCTTCGGTTAATTGAAGAAAGCGGATTGCAGGCTGAGGATTTCAGTAATAAATCACTTCCTGCCTATTTCGGTAATCTTAAGTCCGGGAACTCCGTTAATTTTAATTTAAAATGGCAGGAATCTCTAGGTGAAAAACCACTTTATCCGGGGCGTGTTCTAAAAGATTCTCCTCATGTTGCCGAAACCATAGACGAATTGACCCCCCGTTTTATAGATGCTTTTGAAACCACAAAAGCCCTTTATTTTAAAAAAGCACTATATGCTTCAATTCTTAAAAATCTCATCCCGCTATCTGTGATTAATTTGGTTAATGAAGAATTGGAGGCCATTAAAAACGATCGCAATTTATTTCCGATCTCACAGTTTAACAGCCTTATAAATAATGAGATCCGCAATCAGCCGGCACCATTTATTTACGAGCGTTTGGGTGAAAAATACCAACACTTTTTTATTGATGAGTTTCAAGATACTTCATTGCTTCAATGGAAAAACCTTATACCGCTAATTGACAATGCGTTATCTCAGAGCAATCTCGACGAGCAATCGGCCAGTCTTCTGCTGGTGGGGGACGCAAAACAGTCCATTTATCGGTGGAGAGGCGGACTCCCTGAACAATTCATAGGACTTTATAACAAGGATAATCCGTTCTCTATAAGAGAAAAGAAAGTCGAAAACCTTCAAACGAACTGGCGAAGTTGTAAAGAGATCATAACCTTCAATAATGAGTTCTTCACGCATATAGCCGAAAATTTCGGGAACTCAGTACACCAACAATTATACAAAATCGGAAATCAACAACAGTGCAATGAAAAGAAGGACGGGTTTGTGAAGATCCTTTTCAATGAAGCCGAAAATAAAGCTGAAGAGCACGAAATATATGCCCAACAAGTATTTGAAACTATTCAGTCACTGCGTAAGCAACAATACGCGCTTAACGAAATTTGCATCCTGACCCGAAAAAAGGCCGATGGAATTGAACTGAGCTCATATCTACTAGAGCGGGATATTCCGATAGTCTCTTCTGAAACGCTACTGCTTCAATATTCTCCGGCGGTGAAATTTTTACTGAACACCCTTTCGCTAAGTCTATTTTTCGATCATAATGAACATAAAATTGAATTTCTGGACTTTATAATTACACATCTAAATAGTACTGAAGACACCCATGCCGTCTATAAAAGATTCCTGGGATTTTCTTCAGAAGAATTTTCTGAAGCAATTACCTCTTTCGGTATTGATTTTAACTTTCAGCAATTACACTCGCTTTCCCTATACGAAAGTTTGGAAATAATCATTTTAAGCTTTAAGCTTGCGGAAAAAGCCGATGCATATCTGGACGCATTTATGAATCTGGCTTTCGACTTTGAACAACAACCTCAAAGTGGAAAGCAACTGTTTTTGGAATATTGGGAAACCGTAAAAGATGTTTCAGCAGTACCCATAAATGAAAGTGTGGATGCTGTGCGTTTAATGACCATACACAAAGCTAAAGGTCTGGAATTTCCCGTAGTGCTTTTTCCCTTTGCCGACGTGAATATCTACAAAGAAATGGATTCAAAATCATGGTATCCGGTAGATGACCCCGCGGCGCAGTTCACTGAGGTTTTAATCGATTATAAGAACGAAGTGGAAAATTATGGAGCAGCGGGCCGTGAGATTCATGAAAAGCGCAGGCAAAGATTAGAATTGGACAATTATAACCTGCTGTATGTAACGCTTACCCGCCCCATTGAACAACTTTATATTTTTTCAAAAAAAGTAAAACAGAATTCTGCAAACGAAATCACGAATTACAACAGCCTATTCATAGATTTTCTCAAACATAAGAATATGTGGGAAGATGAAAAAATGGACTATGAGTTTGGTGTTTCAAGAAGAACAATGCTTTCCAAGGAAATACGAAATGTGGAACAAATCCTTCCCGAATATCCGCTGTCTAAACCCTCAGATCATAATCTCGAGATCGTCTCAGCCGAAGCATCATATTGGCAAACGGAAACCGAAACAGCAATCTATACCGGAAATATTTTACACGACAGCATGGCTGAAATCACGCATAAAGATGATATAGTTCCGTTCTTTGAAGCGCTGGAATTGGACCCTCTTCTTTCAAAGGAAGAACAAACAGATCTAAAAGATAGCATGACCCGTATAGTGATGCATCCCCAATTATGCGAATATTTTTTAGACTACGAGTGGGTGGCCAACGAAAGAGATATTATTACAAGGGACGGGGTAATTCAACGCCCTGATAGACTAAATTTTAATCGTGATGGATCTGTAACTATCATAGATTATAAGACCGGCGAGATGAGTGAGCATCACGAAGTACAAATTCGAGGTTATGCGGCAGCAATTCAGGATATGGGCTATAGTGTTAAAGAAATGCTTATAATCTATAGCGTAGGAGGAGATATTTTGATAAATAAGATTTAA
- a CDS encoding superoxide dismutase — MSFELPQLNYAHDALEPHIDEKTMKIHHGKHHQGYTDKLNSAIEGTDMEGKTIENILINLDMDNKAVRNNGGGFYNHSLFWEIMSPDGGGKPSGELATAIDNAFGSFEAFKEEFSNAAKGQFGSGWAWLCVHKGGAVKVCSTPNQDNPLMPGVGCGGTPILGLDVWEHAYYLNYQNRRPDYVNAFFEVINWEEVGARYAQNK, encoded by the coding sequence ATGTCATTTGAACTTCCACAACTAAATTATGCGCACGATGCGCTTGAGCCCCATATAGATGAAAAAACAATGAAGATCCATCACGGAAAGCACCATCAAGGGTATACAGACAAGCTTAACAGTGCCATAGAAGGAACCGACATGGAAGGTAAGACCATTGAGAACATTCTTATAAACCTCGATATGGATAACAAGGCAGTACGTAACAATGGTGGAGGCTTTTATAATCACAGCCTTTTCTGGGAAATTATGTCACCCGATGGTGGTGGTAAGCCATCCGGTGAGTTGGCGACAGCCATTGATAATGCTTTTGGCAGCTTTGAAGCGTTTAAAGAGGAGTTTTCGAATGCTGCGAAAGGACAATTTGGTTCAGGATGGGCATGGTTATGTGTTCATAAGGGAGGTGCCGTAAAGGTATGTTCTACGCCTAATCAGGATAATCCGTTAATGCCAGGTGTAGGATGCGGAGGAACACCGATTTTAGGATTGGATGTATGGGAGCACGCATATTACCTGAATTATCAGAATCGTCGTCCTGACTATGTGAACGCCTTTTTTGAAGTAATCAATTGGGAAGAGGTAGGAGCAAGATATGCTCAGAACAAATAA
- a CDS encoding DoxX family protein, producing MIKVLDERFASGLSPLHPMGAYLEALHHTGYYYTFIGIAQIIAAVLLLIPRTVVLGAVLYFPIILNICILSLAVRFEGSYVTSPLMVLANLYILIWYYDRLKFILPFKQFPDSDILKKPEKYNNKFPFLFFTGVAVTFGIVILVFLYGNEVMPRNALADCKKQFSATEKESIGFKFCECIHIKGNTLTNCLEEYKADSLR from the coding sequence TTGATAAAGGTCCTGGATGAACGCTTTGCCAGCGGATTGTCACCGTTGCATCCCATGGGTGCTTACCTCGAAGCCCTGCACCATACCGGATATTATTACACTTTCATTGGTATTGCGCAAATAATTGCGGCTGTTTTATTACTCATCCCCCGAACCGTGGTTTTAGGCGCAGTACTCTATTTTCCTATTATACTGAACATTTGTATCCTTTCCCTGGCAGTGCGCTTCGAGGGCTCCTATGTCACCTCTCCCCTAATGGTTTTGGCCAATTTGTACATTCTTATATGGTATTATGACCGACTTAAATTTATATTACCTTTTAAACAATTTCCGGATTCAGATATTCTTAAAAAACCCGAGAAATACAATAATAAATTTCCATTTCTATTTTTTACGGGGGTAGCAGTCACCTTCGGAATTGTCATTCTGGTATTCCTCTACGGCAACGAAGTAATGCCCAGAAACGCTCTGGCAGACTGCAAAAAACAGTTCAGTGCTACTGAAAAGGAGTCTATAGGGTTCAAATTTTGTGAATGTATTCATATAAAAGGAAATACACTTACAAACTGTCTTGAGGAGTACAAAGCAGACAGCTTACGATAA
- a CDS encoding amidohydrolase family protein yields MTKLKIIIICICVCISCQEKKEGQHDPEKSFVNEWHIKTDHHVHLMSPHLISLWKEMGIPFTRTDHYYANIDTILKTNKATNISLVSMAYVYSSRDFGGNTIDVLKKTQQENDYLANAKSKYPDRIKAYYGVDPLSEFALAEIERCHKTLKLDGIKLHHNASQVYLTEPDHLKQVKSVFQYASDNRIPVLLHFDNSHPNFGKEDVRILADSVLKELDFLDLQIAHFGTSGGFSTKTKIILDRFIDLFEKNHPITKHKITFDISAVCLDKQAEGIAPLTQEEFSDLTHYCRKIGYNRIVFGTDYPLYRTDEYLSILRTKLNLSQIEVEQLLEKK; encoded by the coding sequence ATGACTAAACTTAAGATAATAATTATCTGTATTTGTGTCTGCATTTCCTGTCAAGAAAAAAAAGAAGGTCAACATGATCCTGAAAAATCATTCGTTAATGAATGGCATATTAAAACAGATCATCATGTTCACTTGATGAGTCCACATCTCATATCACTTTGGAAAGAAATGGGAATTCCGTTCACAAGGACAGATCACTATTATGCTAACATTGATACGATCCTCAAAACTAATAAGGCGACCAACATTTCTCTGGTTTCTATGGCTTATGTGTATTCTTCAAGGGATTTTGGAGGTAATACAATAGATGTTTTGAAAAAAACTCAGCAAGAAAATGACTATCTGGCTAATGCTAAATCAAAATATCCAGACAGAATTAAAGCGTATTATGGCGTGGATCCACTTAGTGAATTTGCTCTTGCCGAAATAGAACGATGTCATAAAACCCTAAAGCTCGATGGTATAAAACTTCACCACAATGCGTCGCAGGTATACTTAACAGAGCCCGATCATTTGAAACAAGTCAAAAGCGTGTTTCAGTATGCTTCAGACAATCGAATCCCGGTCTTGTTACATTTTGACAATTCCCATCCCAATTTTGGAAAAGAGGATGTGCGTATATTGGCAGATTCCGTTTTAAAAGAATTAGATTTTTTAGATCTCCAAATTGCTCATTTTGGAACTTCGGGAGGTTTCAGTACAAAGACGAAAATTATTTTAGACCGTTTTATTGATCTTTTTGAAAAAAACCACCCCATAACCAAACATAAAATTACCTTCGACATTTCTGCAGTCTGTCTTGACAAGCAGGCGGAAGGTATTGCCCCTTTAACGCAAGAGGAATTTTCGGATTTAACGCATTACTGCAGAAAGATCGGGTATAACAGAATCGTATTCGGCACCGACTATCCTTTGTATCGAACCGATGAATACCTCAGTATTTTAAGAACAAAACTGAATCTGTCCCAAATTGAAGTAGAACAACTACTGGAGAAGAAATAG
- a CDS encoding DUF3784 domain-containing protein, which yields MIVVAIIFILLGVLIRYCKWYFLIAGYNTMSDEEKQKYDIEGIAKLFRNVMFGMASMIILGYFIAKFFKSPNILECSFWISIIIGVPYLLIKSNSKRYRKN from the coding sequence ATGATCGTAGTAGCAATAATTTTTATACTGCTTGGAGTCCTGATCAGGTACTGTAAATGGTATTTTTTAATAGCAGGTTACAATACTATGTCTGATGAAGAAAAACAAAAATACGACATCGAAGGTATAGCAAAACTCTTTAGAAATGTAATGTTTGGGATGGCATCAATGATCATTCTTGGATATTTTATTGCCAAATTTTTTAAAAGTCCGAATATTTTGGAATGTTCATTCTGGATTTCCATCATCATAGGGGTTCCCTATTTATTAATTAAGTCGAACTCAAAGAGATATAGGAAGAATTAA